Proteins encoded together in one Synechococcus sp. BL107 window:
- a CDS encoding permease — protein MEKVSTAWAIFQGLLLEAIPFLLLGVAIAGMARWLVPQTAWVHRLPKNPLLAPITGALMGFALPACECGNVPVARRLLASGAPMGTAFGFLFAAPVLNPIVLASTWAAFPDQPWLLIARPLGAFVIAVLLSLLLVQLPETQLLESALLSERRMSQPLSRIGLLHRSSGLIGDPLSEIAPAQPERLRPLEVLEQSSREFLDLLALLVLGCLIAALVQTWLPRSWLLAVGGAPTGSILALMLLAVVVSVCSSVDAFLALGFAAQVTPGALLAFLLLGPVVDLKLAGLFTVLMRPRAIAITAIAASLGVLLIGQWVNLWQL, from the coding sequence TTGGAGAAAGTCTCGACCGCCTGGGCGATCTTCCAGGGCCTCTTGCTGGAAGCCATTCCCTTCCTCTTGTTGGGGGTTGCGATCGCGGGGATGGCGCGCTGGCTGGTTCCCCAGACCGCCTGGGTGCACAGGCTTCCCAAAAACCCACTGCTGGCTCCAATCACCGGGGCCCTGATGGGCTTTGCACTTCCCGCCTGCGAATGCGGCAATGTGCCGGTTGCCAGAAGGCTCCTGGCGAGCGGTGCACCCATGGGCACGGCATTTGGCTTTCTCTTTGCGGCGCCGGTTCTCAATCCCATTGTGTTGGCGAGCACCTGGGCCGCTTTCCCGGATCAACCCTGGCTGTTAATTGCACGGCCATTGGGGGCCTTTGTGATTGCCGTTTTGCTGAGCTTGCTGCTGGTCCAGCTACCGGAAACCCAATTGCTGGAATCGGCTCTTCTCAGCGAACGCAGGATGAGCCAACCCCTAAGCAGGATTGGGCTTTTGCATCGCAGCAGCGGTTTAATCGGTGATCCCCTCAGTGAGATTGCACCAGCCCAACCCGAACGACTCCGACCTTTGGAAGTGCTGGAGCAAAGCAGCCGCGAATTTTTGGATCTGTTAGCCCTGCTCGTGCTGGGTTGCCTGATCGCCGCCCTCGTTCAAACCTGGCTACCGCGCAGTTGGTTGCTCGCCGTGGGTGGGGCCCCAACGGGGTCAATTTTGGCGTTGATGCTGCTGGCCGTGGTGGTGTCGGTGTGCTCCAGCGTTGATGCCTTCCTCGCCTTGGGCTTTGCGGCACAGGTCACTCCCGGTGCACTGCTGGCGTTTCTTCTTTTAGGACCGGTGGTCGACCTAAAACTGGCCGGATTGTTCACTGTTTTGATGCGTCCGCGCGCCATTGCCATCACCGCCATCGCCGCCA
- a CDS encoding hydantoinase B/oxoprolinase family protein → MQMALGSMAAWRFWLDRGGTFTDLIGCDPTGTLHIRKVLSEGGEGDPAVQAMRELLGISTGELIGPGQIESVRLGTTVATNALLERRGAPLVLLTNRGLADLLRIGDQHRADLFAFVQSERPFLASEVVEVPGRLDADGAELESSLWNDDLRNRLAALRARGLDDVVVALLHAHRNPAHELQCADELTALGFHRVVCSHQVSVKPRLVPRGQTALVEAAVAPVLHGYLQQVQTALGSSTPVRVMTSSGALQSIKGLMAKDTILSGPAAGMVGAIAAARGSGFERVPVLGFDMGGTSTDVFCVESAEDAALRLVQEQTDIAGLQLLAPRLPIETVAAGGGSVLQKDGDRVRVGPRSAGARPGPACYRAGGPLTITDANLLLGRLQLQRFPSVFGVHADQPPDLGVVQQQFGELATELGQRPEQLAEGALQLAIERMAAAIRRVSLHRGQDIRGGVLVAYGGAGGQHACRLAEELGLVSVLLHPMAGVLSAYGMGQARQRRRLQFHLGAELTDALLVTLLERAEELTQQARQQLIDQGDGSDRSHNQAEIWLSLELRYPGAEQTLMLPFEKGMKSSALVTAFQERHRQRFGYCIRSEQLLIVEMLNVEVAAPQQFQPPELCANAGQSPRDLMPQRVPMHLRHGGWQSVALFDREELPVGICIEGPALIAEATGCVVVESGWTARVDRAAALVLQQGPIASKDAEQLDVEKSALNQDDPVLAELYRHRFMAIAEQMGERLRLTSRSVNIRERLDFSCALFDSQGGLVANAPHIPVHLGSMGDSVRDLFEQVAAGAVLPLQPGDTLLSNDPFHGGTHLPDITAMTPVFCGGLNPSFFVASRGHHADVGGISPGSMPSFSTSIDDEGLLLRNLLFVRNGAINISSLETSFREMAIPPRNPQELLADLQAQVAANQAGIEGLQRLVEREGEAMVQEQMQGLQDHAAACVRRLISGLADASHELHLDDGATLAVQIGIHRDQQNRDQHKLLLDFRGTSQQQLGNFNAPLSVTRAVVLYVIRCLLDDDIPLNEGCFAPLEICVPLGCLLNPEAPAAVVAGNVEVSQSLCNLLFGAFGVLAAGQGTMNNLSFGNGRCQYYETVAGGGGAGKGFAGSVGLQSHMTNSRLTDPEVLEARYPVRLERFALRSGSGGDGCWRGGDGLERTIRFLEPMSLSLISGSRRVAPFGLDGGTSGACGENQLIRADGTEERLPGLVQLELKAGEAIKMLTPGGGGYGVSA, encoded by the coding sequence ATGCAGATGGCTCTGGGCTCCATGGCTGCTTGGCGCTTTTGGCTGGATCGCGGCGGCACCTTCACCGATCTGATCGGCTGTGACCCCACCGGGACACTGCACATCCGAAAAGTGCTCTCTGAAGGGGGTGAGGGAGATCCAGCAGTGCAGGCAATGCGGGAGCTTTTGGGGATCTCGACCGGGGAACTTATCGGGCCTGGACAAATTGAGAGCGTTCGGTTGGGAACCACAGTTGCCACGAATGCCTTATTGGAGCGCCGTGGTGCACCGCTGGTGTTGCTCACCAACCGTGGTTTGGCTGATCTGCTGCGCATCGGGGATCAACATCGCGCTGATCTCTTTGCATTCGTCCAGTCGGAACGCCCATTTTTGGCCAGCGAGGTGGTCGAAGTGCCGGGACGTTTGGATGCCGATGGTGCTGAGTTGGAGTCGTCCCTCTGGAACGACGACTTACGCAACCGTCTCGCGGCGCTTCGCGCCCGTGGTTTGGATGATGTGGTGGTGGCGTTGTTGCATGCCCACCGCAACCCCGCCCACGAGTTGCAGTGTGCCGACGAACTGACGGCGCTGGGTTTTCACCGGGTGGTGTGTTCCCATCAGGTCAGCGTCAAGCCACGCCTGGTGCCCCGTGGTCAGACGGCGCTGGTGGAGGCGGCTGTTGCTCCGGTGCTGCATGGTTACCTGCAACAGGTGCAAACGGCGCTTGGGTCATCGACGCCCGTTCGAGTGATGACCTCCAGCGGAGCCTTGCAATCGATTAAGGGCCTGATGGCCAAAGACACCATTCTTTCGGGCCCTGCTGCTGGGATGGTGGGGGCGATCGCTGCGGCACGGGGCTCCGGCTTTGAGCGAGTGCCCGTCTTGGGGTTCGATATGGGGGGTACGTCGACAGACGTGTTTTGTGTTGAGTCGGCTGAAGATGCGGCGTTGCGCCTCGTGCAGGAGCAAACCGACATCGCTGGCCTCCAACTTCTGGCGCCACGCTTACCGATTGAAACGGTGGCTGCTGGTGGGGGGTCGGTGCTGCAAAAGGACGGCGATCGCGTGCGGGTGGGTCCACGCTCGGCGGGGGCGCGGCCTGGACCCGCCTGCTATCGAGCCGGAGGACCGCTCACGATTACCGATGCCAACCTGCTGCTGGGGCGGCTACAGCTGCAGCGTTTCCCCAGTGTGTTTGGTGTGCATGCTGATCAACCGCCAGACCTTGGGGTGGTGCAACAGCAGTTTGGGGAGTTGGCAACCGAGCTTGGCCAACGCCCAGAGCAGTTGGCGGAGGGTGCTTTGCAACTGGCGATCGAGCGAATGGCGGCTGCGATTCGTCGTGTTTCCTTGCATCGCGGGCAGGATATCCGTGGCGGCGTGTTGGTGGCCTATGGCGGTGCCGGCGGGCAGCATGCTTGCCGGCTGGCCGAAGAGCTGGGATTGGTTTCGGTGTTGCTGCATCCCATGGCCGGCGTGTTGTCTGCCTACGGGATGGGACAGGCCCGCCAACGTCGACGCTTGCAATTTCACCTTGGTGCGGAGCTCACGGATGCGTTGCTCGTAACGCTGCTGGAGCGGGCCGAAGAGCTGACGCAGCAAGCACGCCAACAGTTGATCGATCAGGGGGATGGATCGGACCGCTCCCATAACCAAGCGGAAATTTGGCTGTCTTTGGAGCTGCGCTACCCCGGTGCTGAGCAGACTCTGATGCTGCCTTTCGAGAAGGGAATGAAGTCGTCTGCCTTGGTAACGGCATTTCAGGAGAGGCATCGGCAGCGCTTTGGCTACTGCATCCGTTCTGAGCAGTTGTTGATTGTGGAGATGCTCAATGTGGAGGTGGCTGCCCCCCAACAGTTTCAACCGCCAGAACTTTGCGCCAACGCTGGCCAATCGCCTCGGGATTTGATGCCCCAGCGCGTACCCATGCATCTGCGGCATGGGGGCTGGCAGAGCGTTGCCTTGTTCGATCGGGAGGAGTTGCCCGTTGGGATTTGCATCGAGGGGCCTGCCTTGATTGCTGAGGCCACGGGTTGTGTCGTGGTGGAGAGCGGCTGGACAGCGCGGGTGGATCGTGCCGCCGCTTTGGTGTTGCAACAGGGGCCCATCGCTTCAAAAGATGCTGAGCAATTAGATGTTGAGAAGTCAGCGTTGAACCAGGATGATCCTGTGCTGGCAGAGCTATATCGCCATCGCTTTATGGCGATCGCTGAGCAAATGGGAGAGCGCCTTCGTCTGACGAGTCGTTCGGTCAATATCCGCGAACGGCTTGATTTTTCCTGTGCGCTGTTTGATTCCCAGGGTGGACTGGTCGCCAATGCACCGCACATTCCTGTGCATCTCGGTTCCATGGGAGACAGCGTGCGTGATCTGTTCGAGCAGGTGGCTGCTGGCGCGGTACTCCCCTTGCAACCTGGCGACACCCTGTTGAGCAATGACCCTTTCCATGGCGGAACCCATCTCCCAGACATCACGGCGATGACGCCGGTGTTTTGTGGTGGTCTGAATCCCAGCTTCTTCGTGGCGAGCCGTGGTCACCATGCCGATGTTGGGGGGATCAGTCCCGGTTCAATGCCGTCGTTCAGCACCAGCATTGATGACGAGGGTCTGTTGCTGCGCAATCTGTTGTTTGTGCGCAATGGTGCGATCAACATCTCAAGCTTGGAGACATCCTTTCGAGAGATGGCGATACCCCCTCGCAATCCTCAGGAATTACTAGCCGACTTACAGGCCCAGGTGGCCGCAAACCAAGCGGGTATCGAAGGGCTCCAACGCTTGGTCGAACGGGAGGGAGAGGCGATGGTGCAGGAACAGATGCAGGGGTTGCAAGATCATGCGGCGGCCTGTGTTCGGCGTCTGATCTCTGGTTTGGCTGATGCGAGCCATGAGCTGCACTTGGATGATGGCGCCACCCTGGCGGTGCAGATTGGCATTCACCGCGATCAACAGAACCGCGATCAACACAAACTGCTGCTGGATTTTCGTGGAACATCGCAACAGCAGCTGGGAAATTTCAACGCACCGCTTTCGGTTACCCGTGCGGTTGTGTTGTACGTGATCCGTTGTCTGCTCGACGACGACATTCCATTGAATGAAGGTTGCTTTGCACCGTTGGAGATATGCGTTCCGCTGGGTTGCCTGTTGAATCCGGAGGCACCGGCTGCTGTGGTGGCTGGGAATGTGGAGGTGTCTCAATCTCTGTGCAATCTGCTTTTTGGTGCCTTTGGCGTGCTCGCTGCTGGTCAAGGCACGATGAACAATCTCAGCTTTGGCAATGGGCGCTGTCAGTACTACGAAACGGTGGCCGGCGGCGGTGGTGCCGGTAAGGGCTTTGCTGGCTCCGTGGGCTTGCAATCGCACATGACGAACTCAAGGCTGACGGATCCTGAGGTTTTGGAAGCTCGTTACCCGGTGCGTTTAGAGCGTTTTGCACTCCGTTCCGGTAGCGGTGGTGATGGCTGCTGGCGAGGTGGTGATGGGCTGGAGCGCACCATCCGTTTCCTCGAACCGATGAGCCTCTCCCTGATCAGTGGGTCACGGCGAGTGGCGCCCTTTGGACTCGATGGAGGAACGAGCGGTGCTTGTGGCGAGAATCAGTTGATCCGTGCCGATGGAACGGAAGAGCGATTACCTGGTTTGGTTCAGCTGGAGCTCAAGGCAGGGGAGGCGATCAAGATGTTGACGCCCGGTGGGGGGGGATATGGAGTGTCTGCGTAA